The genomic region TCCGGGTCGTCCTGGCTTTCGCCAGGACGACGGCGGAGTTTGTGGATACGCCTCATTCACCGCGGCGTCAGCGTGATCGCCTCCGCCGCCGCCGCTTCGACCGCAGCGCGGCTGTAGAGCAGCGGCACATACTGGCCGGTCGCCCACAGCGGCGCGAGGTCGCGATAGTGGCCGCTGAAGGGATCGCCCGACTGGCCCGGCGTGTTGATGGTGCGGCTCGCATCCCAATTGCCGACGTCGAGCACCATGCGGAACGAGGCGCCGGCGAACAGCTGATAATCGGTGCGGCGGTAGGTGGCCGCGCGCGGCACATTGGCCGCGCCGCCGTAGGCCAGCGGACCGACCGAGAGCTGAGCGGCCGTCGCCTTGTCGGCAAGCGGCATCAGAGCATGGTCGAATTTTGCGACGTGCAGGCGGCCCCAGCGCCAGGTTGAGGAATCGGCCCCGAGCTTGGCCGTCACATCGGCCACCGCGGCGCCGAGGCTGTCGCGCAGGATCTGGTCGCGCGCGGCGGCGGGATCGGAGCCAAACGACGCGTCTGGAGATTCCAAGAAGGCAACAAGCGCCGAAATGCTCGACGCCTCGGGCGCGATCAGGTCGGCGGCCTTGGGCGCCGTGGTCTTCAACAGTACCGGTCCAAGATGATTGGCGATCCAGACCTCGAACACCGCAGCAGCGGCACTGTCGGCGGCATCACGGGCATTCCACGGCTTGAGCAGTTCGAGGCCCTTCTTCACGTTGGCATCGTCCGAAGTGAGCGGCTGCAACAGCTTGACCAGCCGCCGGCCCAGCATCGTGGTGTCGTCGTTCTGCAGATCCATGGCATCGGCCAGCGTCACCTTGCTGTTGGCCTTCAGGACCTCGGTGATACGCTGCCAGCGCGCACTGTCCGCCCATTCGAAGCCGACCTTGCGCTCGCTGACGGGATAATCCGCCGGCAGGTTCATCTGGTTGGCGGTGGCGAGAAAGCCCTGCTTGGGCTGATAGGCCTTGGGCAGTTCGTCGAGCGAGAGAAAACCCTGCCATTCGTAGCGGCCGTCGCCGGGCACCGGCATCAGGCCATCATAGTTGGCGCGCCGCGGCGTCTTGCCGGCGGCGACCCAGCCGATATTGCCCTTGGTGTCCGCATAGACCTGATTCTCCGACGGCGCGCCCCAGCGCCGCATTGCGCCGAGGAATCCGTTCCAGTCCTTCGCGGTCATGTAGTCGGAGGAGCCGAAATAGGCCGAGGTGCCGGGCTCGAACCAGATCGAGCGCACGGCGAAGGCGCGCTTGTTGGCGTCATCGACATAGATCACCGGACCATGCCGGGTGAATTTCAGCTCGAGATCGCGATCGCTCTCGCCTTTCACCTGCTCTTTCTCGTGGACGATGCGCATGTCCTCCCAGCCAGTGCCATAGCGGTACTGGTTGGGATTCTCCGGATTGAGCTCGTAGACGTAGAGGTCTTCCTGGTCGACGTTGAAGATGGTGAGACCGAAGGCGATGGTGCCGTTGTGGCCGATTGAGATGCCGGGCAGCGCCGGCTCGCCCGCACCGATCACGGAGAGGCCGGGCGCATTGAGGCCGACGATGTAGCGCAGCGACGGCACGCTGTGCTCGCGATGCGGATCGTTGGCGAGGATCGGCCGTCCCGTCGCGGTCCGCGACGCCGCGATCACCCAATTGTTGGAGCCGATGGTGTCGCGTTGCTGGTCGGCCTCGGTGAGGTACTTGTCGGGATCGTGCGCGAGTGCGGCCTGGCGATCTTTCGGCGCGGCAAAGGCGACCGGACGCGTTGCCAGATCGTAAGGCGCCAGCACCGCCTTCGGCACGCTGCAGGGATCGAGACCATCGGGAATCTTCGTCGTCCAGGCCGGCTCGAGCTTGACGCGAAACCGATCGGCATCGAGGCCGGCCGCACAGGCGACCAACGAGCGCTTGACCTCGGAGGCGACATTGCGCGTCAGGCCGTGGCTGCGGATGCGGACGATGTCGTCCGCCGTCCACGGATCCGGCCTGGTACCGGCGATCCTGAATTCGATCGGCAGCGGGCGCTTGCCCGCGCGCACATCGGCGACATAGGCGTTGACCCCGGCGACGAATGCCTCCGCATAGGTCCTCCCCTTGGGGCCGTAAGCCGCCCATTCCGCATTCATATCGCCGCGATAGAGAAAGAGCCGCAGCGCCTTGTCCTGTTCGGCATAGGCCGGGCCGAAATCCTTAGCCAGCAGACCAAGTCCGCGCTTGCGCCAGAGATCGATCTGCCAGAGCCGGTCGCGCGCGGCGTTGAAGCCCTGCAGGAAAAACAGGTCGTGCTCATTGTCTGCATAGATGTGGGGGATGCCCCAGACATCGACCAGAATCTGCGCGGGAGCATTGAGACCGGCGACGTCGGTCTTGACCTGACGCGCGCTTCCGAGCGGGTCCGGCTTCTCACGCGCGAGGGAGGTCGAGGTGAGCAGCGCGGCGCAGATCGCGGCACCGCAGAGCTTTTGGACGACCCGGTTGAGATCCGTGTTCATTGTCGTTTCTCCCGTTTGTTGTTGTTTGGCGCGTCGTGCGCGCCCGTTATTCGCCCTCGTCGCTCGCGAGCACGCCCTTCACCGCCCTTGTCCATCCCGCGAGCTTCCGCTCGCGCGTCGCCTGGCTCATGTTGGGCTTGAAGCGGTGCTCGAGGCGCCAGTTGTCGGCGAATTTGGTCGGCTCGGGATAGACGCCAGCCTGGAGGCCGGCAAGATAGGCGGCGCCCAGTGCCGTCGTCTCCTGGATCACGGGGCGATCGACCGGCGCATCGAGCAGGTCGGCGAGGCGCTGCATGGTCCAGTCGGATGCGGTCATGCCGCCATCGACGCGGAGCACGACGCTTGCCACCTCCGAGCTCGGCCAGTCGGCGCGCATTGCGGCCCAGAGATCAAAGGTCTGGTAGCAGACGCTTTCCAGGGCGGCGTGGGCAAGCTCGGCCGGGCCGGTGTTGCGGGTGAGGCCGAACAGGGCGCCGCGCACGCGCGGATTCCAGTACGGCGCGCCCATGCCGACGAAGGCCGGGACGAGATAGACGCTCTGCATGGAGTCCGACTGATCGGCGAGAGGTCCGGTCTCGGCGGCATGCTTGATGATGCCGAGGCCGTCGCGCAGCCACTGCACTGCCGAACCTGCGACGAAGATCGAGCCTTCGAGCGCATAGGTGCGCTTGCCCCCGAGCTGGTAGGCGATGGTGGTGAGCAGCTTGTTCTTCGAGGCCACGGGCGTGGTGCCGGTGTTGAGCAGGGCGAAGCAGCCGGTGCCGTAAGTCGATTTCATCATCCCCGGACGGAAGCAGGCCTGGCCGATGGTCGCGGCCTGCTGGTCGCCGGCGATGCCGCAGATCGCAATGGCGCCGCCGAACAAATCCGGCGTGCTCTCGCCGAAACGGGCGGAGGAATCCTTCACCTCGGGCAGCATCGAGCGCGGCACGCCGATGATCTCGAGCAGTTCGTCGTCCCACTGGCCGGTGTGGATGTTGAACAGCAGCGTGCGCGAGGCGTTGGTGGCGTCGGTGGCGTGGACCTTGCCGCCGGTGAGACGCCACAGCAGATAGCAATCGACGGTGCCGAACATCAGCTCGCCGCGGGCAGCGCGCGCCCGTGCGCCGGGGACGTGGTCGAGAATCCAGGCGGCCTTGGTGCCGGAGAAATAGGGATCGATGATCAGGCCGGTCTTCTGCGAGATCACGGGCTCGCGGCCGTCGGCTTTCAGTTTCGCGCAGATGTCGGCGGTGCGGCGGTCCTGCCAGACGATGGCGCGATGCACGGCCTGCCCGGTGGCGCGGTCCCACACCACGGTGGTCTCGCGCTGGTTGGTGATGCCGATCGCGGCGATGTCCTTTGCGCCGATACCGGCCTGCGCGATCGCGTCGCGGCAGACCGTCACGGTCGAGGTCCAGATGTCCTCGGGCTCGTGCTCGACCCAACCCGAGGCGGGGAAATGCTGCGGAAACTCGGCCTGCGCCTTCGCCGCAATGGAAATGTCGCCGCGAAACACGATCGCGCGCGAGGAGGTGGTGCCCTGGTCGATGGCGAGGACGAAAGACATGGAATCAAACCTTGGGGTTTCTTTGGCGTTTTCCCGGCGTTGTCCGGTGAGGGGCTATTGTGTTTCGCCAAAGGGAGCGGATTAGGGCGGCAAGGTCAAGACGGCTGTCCTCCCACCCTCCCCCTGGAGGGCAGGGTGGGCTCGCATGCAGCGAAGTGGAACGCGAACCGGGACGGGGTGACAGACTATCCGCGAAGTTGGCGCTTCGAATTCTGAGCAGCAGCCGTCTCGTCGACGCAAG from Bradyrhizobium lupini harbors:
- a CDS encoding penicillin acylase family protein, giving the protein MNTDLNRVVQKLCGAAICAALLTSTSLAREKPDPLGSARQVKTDVAGLNAPAQILVDVWGIPHIYADNEHDLFFLQGFNAARDRLWQIDLWRKRGLGLLAKDFGPAYAEQDKALRLFLYRGDMNAEWAAYGPKGRTYAEAFVAGVNAYVADVRAGKRPLPIEFRIAGTRPDPWTADDIVRIRSHGLTRNVASEVKRSLVACAAGLDADRFRVKLEPAWTTKIPDGLDPCSVPKAVLAPYDLATRPVAFAAPKDRQAALAHDPDKYLTEADQQRDTIGSNNWVIAASRTATGRPILANDPHREHSVPSLRYIVGLNAPGLSVIGAGEPALPGISIGHNGTIAFGLTIFNVDQEDLYVYELNPENPNQYRYGTGWEDMRIVHEKEQVKGESDRDLELKFTRHGPVIYVDDANKRAFAVRSIWFEPGTSAYFGSSDYMTAKDWNGFLGAMRRWGAPSENQVYADTKGNIGWVAAGKTPRRANYDGLMPVPGDGRYEWQGFLSLDELPKAYQPKQGFLATANQMNLPADYPVSERKVGFEWADSARWQRITEVLKANSKVTLADAMDLQNDDTTMLGRRLVKLLQPLTSDDANVKKGLELLKPWNARDAADSAAAAVFEVWIANHLGPVLLKTTAPKAADLIAPEASSISALVAFLESPDASFGSDPAAARDQILRDSLGAAVADVTAKLGADSSTWRWGRLHVAKFDHALMPLADKATAAQLSVGPLAYGGAANVPRAATYRRTDYQLFAGASFRMVLDVGNWDASRTINTPGQSGDPFSGHYRDLAPLWATGQYVPLLYSRAAVEAAAAEAITLTPR
- the glpK gene encoding glycerol kinase GlpK, encoding MSFVLAIDQGTTSSRAIVFRGDISIAAKAQAEFPQHFPASGWVEHEPEDIWTSTVTVCRDAIAQAGIGAKDIAAIGITNQRETTVVWDRATGQAVHRAIVWQDRRTADICAKLKADGREPVISQKTGLIIDPYFSGTKAAWILDHVPGARARAARGELMFGTVDCYLLWRLTGGKVHATDATNASRTLLFNIHTGQWDDELLEIIGVPRSMLPEVKDSSARFGESTPDLFGGAIAICGIAGDQQAATIGQACFRPGMMKSTYGTGCFALLNTGTTPVASKNKLLTTIAYQLGGKRTYALEGSIFVAGSAVQWLRDGLGIIKHAAETGPLADQSDSMQSVYLVPAFVGMGAPYWNPRVRGALFGLTRNTGPAELAHAALESVCYQTFDLWAAMRADWPSSEVASVVLRVDGGMTASDWTMQRLADLLDAPVDRPVIQETTALGAAYLAGLQAGVYPEPTKFADNWRLEHRFKPNMSQATRERKLAGWTRAVKGVLASDEGE